Part of the Caldibacillus debilis DSM 16016 genome, CGGAATTCGCCCCCATTATCGGAACCGAAAAACAGAGCGAAGAACTGGTCCGGTATTTGATGCAGGATTTTGAAGAAGATCCGTTGTCGATTTGGAATTCCGACATCTTCGGACGAAGCTTGAACTCCATCGTCCGGGAAGGCATTCAGGCCAAATTGTCCCTGATGCCGGAAAGCGCCAGATACAAATTGAAAGAAACATTGGAAAGGATCATCAATGAAGGATCGGGCGGCTTGATCGCCATCATTCTGTAATGGCAAAACCCTACATCATTCGTAGGGTTTTATGTTTAAAAAGGCGATAAAATGGTTAAACCATTGATAAACATGGAAAACGGGGCGCCCGCCCCCCTTGTTTTTTCGGCAAGATCGGCAAAAAGTCCAAAGAAATATGGATTTTTTCTTGCAGGGCAATAGGGAATGTGGTAATCTTTAAAACAGAATTGCACTTGCACACCTTTCCAGCAAAGGAAAAATGCGCAAGTCAATGATTGCAAAGAAACGGAAAATTCCACTTTCATTCATTTTATCCTTTGGGAGGAGGTGAATGGCATGAACAAGACCGAACTGGTAAATGCTGTGGCAGAAGCTGCCCAACTTTCCAAAAAGGACGCAACGAAAGCAGTGGATGCTGTTTTTGATACAATCCTTAACGCGTTGAAAGAAGGAGAAAAAGTTCAATTAATCGGTTTTGGCAATTTCGAAGTTCGCGAGCGCGCAGCCCGCAAAGGCCGCAACCCGCAAACCGGCGAAGAAATCGAAATCGCCGCGAGCAAAGTTCCGGCTTTCAAACCGGGGAAAGCGCTGAAAGAGGCTGTTAAATAATTACATAATGAAGAAAAGGGGCTGTTTTACGACAGCCCTTTTTTTGTGCGGCCGCCCGGTTTCCTTTTCCTTTTCCGGCATGCGGAAGCCCGAACGCCTCCCCTCCCCGGAACGGCCCACTTTTTTTGCCTGTTGCAATCACAATGTGCTAATATGGTAGAAGATTCATTTCAACATTTTTTTGACACTTTCTGGGGAGGATCTTTACATGAAAGACATAAAAATAAATCAGATCGAACATGCCGTCCGGCTCATTTTGGAAGCAGTGGGGGAAGATGTGGAGAGGGAAGGTTTGCTTGACACCCCGAGAAGAGTGGCGAAGATGTACGGGGAATTGTTCAGCGGATTGCATGAAGATCCGGGAAAATATTTCGAGACGATCTTTCATGAAAACCATGACGGATTGGTTCTCGTTAAAGATATTTCCTTTTATTCCATGTGCGAGCACCATCTGCTCCCCTTTTTCGGCCGTGCCCACGTGGCCTACATCCCTGAAGGCGGAAGGGTCGTCGGGTTGAGCAAGCTGGCGAGGGCGGTGGAAACCGTCGCCCGCCGGCCGCAGCTCCAGGAACGGATGACGCGGATCGTGGCCGATACGATCATGGAGAAGCTCAATCCCCTCGGGGTAGCCGTGGTGGTCGAAGCGGAGCACATGTGCATGACGATGCGGGGGATCAAAAAACCGGGTTCCATTACCGTAACGACAGCGGTGCGGGGCATCTTTGCCGAAGATAAGGAGGCCAAAAACGAAGTGCTGGCCCGAATCTTGAAATGACGCGGATGGAGGGATGGCCATTGGGAAAAAATATTCAAATGGACTATATCGTCATTAAGGCCTTGGAGGACGGGGTCAACGTCATCGGCCTCACCCGGGGCGCGGACACGAGGTTTCACCATTCGGAGAAATTGGACAAAGGCGAGGTCATGATCGCCCAATTCACCGAACATACGTCGGCGATGAAGATCCGCGGAAAATCCGAAATCTTGACCCCCTTCGGCACGGTGATGAGCGAAAGCAAATGATGCCCGGAAACGGGGAAAAATTTCCCGGTCCGGGAAAGGAAATGTCCAAAATATATGATAAAATATATATTATTTTATTTGGAGAAGTTCTGCGAAGGTGTGGAGACGGAATGACGGAAAATCGGATCGAATTGTTGAAACAAAAAATCCGGGATGCCTTTCACCATTCCTATTTGTCCGAACAGATCGGGTCCATCCCCCTCGATGACCGGAAGATTTTATTTCTTTCTTCCTTGATGGACAAAACGGGGCTTCCCGGCGAGGAAAAGGAAAAGTATATCGTCGCTTCCATGCTTGTCCAGATCGCCCTGGACGCCCACGA contains:
- the mtrB gene encoding trp RNA-binding attenuation protein MtrB, giving the protein MTRMEGWPLGKNIQMDYIVIKALEDGVNVIGLTRGADTRFHHSEKLDKGEVMIAQFTEHTSAMKIRGKSEILTPFGTVMSESK
- the folE gene encoding GTP cyclohydrolase I FolE, whose translation is MKDIKINQIEHAVRLILEAVGEDVEREGLLDTPRRVAKMYGELFSGLHEDPGKYFETIFHENHDGLVLVKDISFYSMCEHHLLPFFGRAHVAYIPEGGRVVGLSKLARAVETVARRPQLQERMTRIVADTIMEKLNPLGVAVVVEAEHMCMTMRGIKKPGSITVTTAVRGIFAEDKEAKNEVLARILK
- a CDS encoding HU family DNA-binding protein, translated to MNKTELVNAVAEAAQLSKKDATKAVDAVFDTILNALKEGEKVQLIGFGNFEVRERAARKGRNPQTGEEIEIAASKVPAFKPGKALKEAVK